One window of the Eucalyptus grandis isolate ANBG69807.140 chromosome 8, ASM1654582v1, whole genome shotgun sequence genome contains the following:
- the LOC104417803 gene encoding germin-like protein 9-3 yields the protein MAKYEFVVALVLSLSLFRLTSAGDPDILTDFVAPNGTNVDGNFFTYTGMRSLVGFNSPTTVTVTKASLKEFPALDGQSVSFAVLEFPPGSVNPPHTHPRGSELLFLIYGSLEVGFVDTTNKLFTQTLQTGDMFIFPKGLVHYQYNFNQTDFAVAVSAFGSASAGTVSVPVTVFGTNIDDGILAKSFNTNVSTIQALKVGLTPPPTKA from the coding sequence ATGGCCAAGTATGAGTTCGTTGTGGCATTAGTCCTCAGCTTGTCCCTTTTTCGCTTAACGAGCGCCGGCGATCCCGACATTCTTACCGACTTTGTGGCCCCGAATGGCACCAACGTCGATGGCAACTTCTTCACGTACACTGGCATGAGGTCTCTTGTGGGGTTTAATTCCCCGACTACAGTTACGGTGACCAAAGCAAGCTTAAAGGAGTTCCCTGCTCTTGATGGGCAAAGCGTCTCGTTTGCGGTCCTCGAATTCCCGCCCGGCTCAGTGAACCCCCCACACACCCATCCCCGCGGATCGGAGCTCCTGTTCCTCATATACGGGTCCCTCGAGGTCGGGTTCGTCGACACGACCAACAAGCTCTTCACTCAGACCCTCCAAACTGGCGACATGTTCATATTCCCCAAGGGACTTGTCCACTATCAGTACAATTTTAATCAGACCGACTTCGCGGTGGCAGTCTCTGCATTCGGGAGCGCGAGCGCGGGAACAGTGTCAGTCCCTGTGACCGTGTTCGGAACCAACATCGACGATGGGATCCTGGCTAAATCTTTCAACACTAATGTTTCCACCATTCAAGCACTGAAGGTTGGCCTCACACCCCCACCCACCAAAGCATGA